In the genome of Macrobrachium nipponense isolate FS-2020 chromosome 42, ASM1510439v2, whole genome shotgun sequence, one region contains:
- the LOC135213105 gene encoding gastrula zinc finger protein XlCGF8.2DB-like, which yields MSTTIKSEMPSEKEESECGVTLVTVKCETADVGYSNDSNISVSEEFFASQLCPEKETDSSEVGEDDLESTAKLENTSDSCDPLFIEEGCVEQVKRKGTQDSSVKALVNNKMFTCMVCGKAFQRIFHFNTHMRIHTGERPFACKHCGKSFNEKGNLRIHELLHTGKRPFACKECGNSYSKKGDLASHMRAHTGERPFSCNVCGKTFCQRAGLNVHMRIHTGERPHVCSECGKAFLQKTVLKNHLRTHTGERPFECKDCGKAFGQKVHLRSHMKVHTDEKPFECQECGKTFRRKRPLTVHARTHTGELPYVCTECGKTFNLKKSLISHLKDHAKESLWE from the coding sequence ATGAGCACCACCATTAAATCTGAAATGCCTTCAGAAAAAGAAGAGTCTGAATGTGGAGTAACGTTAGTTACTGTCAAATGTGAGACTGCAGATGTTGGGTATTCAAATGATTCGAATATAAGTGTGTCAGAGGAGTTTTTTGCTTCACAACTGTGTCCTGAAAAGGAAACAGATTCCAGTGAAGTAGGGGAAGATGACCTTGAATCTACAGCAAAATTAGAGAACACAAGTGATAGTTGTGACCCACTGTTCATCGAAGAAGGATGTGTAGAACAAGTTAAAAGGAAAGGAACCCAGGATTCATCTGTAAAAGCCTTAGTCAATAACAAGATGTTCACTTGCATGGTCTGCGGGAAAGCATTTCAGCGCATCTTTCACTTCAACACTCACATGAGAATTCATACAGGAGAAAGGCCGTTTGCTTGCAAGCATTGTGGAAAATCATTCAACGAGAAGGGGAATCTTCGCATTCATGAGTTACTCCACACAGGGAAAAGACCTTTTGCCTGTAAGGAATGTGGGAATTCTTACAGCAAAAAGGGGGATCTCGCCTCTCACATGAGAGCTCACACAGGCGAGAGGCCATTCAGTTGCAACGTTTGCGGTAAGACCTTTTGCCAGAGAGCAGGTCTCAATGTTCACATGCGAATCCATACGGGAGAGAGGCCGCACGTGTGTAGCGAGTGTGGGAAGGCGTTCCTCCAGAAAACAGTGCTCAAGAATCATTTGAGGACACACACGGGTGAAAGGCCATTCGAGTGCAAGGATTGTGGGAAGGCCTTTGGGCAGAAAGTGCATCTTAGGAGTCACATGAAGGTTCATACTGATGAGAAACCTTTCGAGTGTCAGGAGTGTGGGAAAACTTTTAGGAGAAAGAGACCTCTCACTGTTCATGCAAGAACTCACACTGGGGAGCTTCCATATGTTTGCACGGAGTGTGGGAAGACATTTAACTTGAAAAAAAGTCTAATAAGTCATTTGAAAGATCACGCAAAGGAATCGTTGTGGGAGTAG